In one window of Miscanthus floridulus cultivar M001 chromosome 12, ASM1932011v1, whole genome shotgun sequence DNA:
- the LOC136495628 gene encoding uncharacterized protein, with amino-acid sequence MEREMVDQDEKNDEKKSVAFKASTSSKNKSKAKKEESSEYEDASDFNEEAMALFVHKFDKLMKKKGYGARKRRDNYKNNDQVRRSYKFKSKDHVVADCPYNSDNDEDEKKKKKEKKEKKMTFKKKKKGGSYVVTWDSDASSNDNDSSDDDKKTSKKKALASIAINNKPSLFDTPSTCFMTKATKVKYDESDGSESESDDDEEYSKEDLMDMLEQAHTCLEAKRKECKKLRKCKTLE; translated from the coding sequence ATGGAAAGGGAGATGGTTGACCAAGatgagaagaatgatgagaagaagagtgtggcattcaaggctagcacatcatccaagaacaagagcaaagcaaagaaagaagaatcaagtgaatatgaagatgctagtgacttTAATGaagaagctatggctctctttgtacaCAAGTTTGATAAattgatgaagaagaagggctatggtgcaagaaagagaagagacaactATAAGAACAATGATCAAGTGAGAAGATCCTACAAGTTCAAGAGCAAGGATCATGTTGtagcagattgtccctacaatagtgacaatgatgaggatgagaagaagaagaagaaggaaaagaaagagaagaagatgaccttcaagaagaagaagaagggcggctcATATGTGgtgacttgggatagtgatgcttcttcaAATGATAATGATTCGAGTGATGATGATAAAAAGAcatccaagaagaaggcacttgcaagtatcgccatcaacaacaagccttctctcttcgacactccatcgacttgcTTCATGACAAAGgccaccaaggtaaaatatgatgagagcgatggtagtgagagtgagagtgatgatgatgaggagtactcaaaGGAGGACCTCATGGATATGTTAGAGCAAGCTCATACTTGTCTTGAGGCAAAGAGGAAGGAGTGCAAAAAATTGCGCAAGTGTAAAACTCTTGAGTAA